The following are encoded together in the Adhaeribacter arboris genome:
- a CDS encoding L-ribulose-5-phosphate 4-epimerase, whose translation MSTYAHIQEEAYRANMQLPKLGLVLFTFGNVSAADREQGVFAIKPSGVPYEDLTPEKMVIVDFDGNTVKGKLRPSSDTKTHAVLYKHWEKIGGIVHTHSTYATAWAQAQRDIPIYGTTHADHNTVDIPCAPPMSDEMIQGDYEYQTGFQIMNYLQEKNMSYEEVEMVLVGNHAPFTWGKTADKAVYNSAVVEEIARMAYLTEQIRTDVPRLQNSLIKKHFERKHGPNSYYGQ comes from the coding sequence ATGAGTACCTACGCCCACATTCAGGAAGAGGCCTATCGGGCCAATATGCAATTACCTAAATTAGGATTAGTATTATTCACTTTTGGCAACGTAAGTGCCGCCGACCGCGAGCAGGGTGTTTTTGCCATTAAACCCAGCGGTGTTCCCTATGAAGACCTGACTCCTGAAAAAATGGTAATCGTAGATTTTGACGGTAATACTGTAAAAGGAAAATTGCGACCTTCTTCTGATACCAAAACCCACGCGGTGTTGTACAAACATTGGGAAAAAATCGGCGGCATTGTACACACGCATTCTACCTACGCTACAGCTTGGGCCCAGGCACAGCGCGATATTCCCATTTATGGCACCACCCATGCCGACCATAATACGGTAGATATTCCGTGTGCCCCACCCATGAGCGATGAAATGATTCAGGGGGATTATGAGTATCAGACTGGTTTCCAGATAATGAATTACCTGCAGGAGAAAAACATGAGCTACGAAGAAGTAGAAATGGTACTGGTGGGCAATCACGCTCCCTTTACCTGGGGCAAAACCGCCGATAAAGCCGTTTACAACAGTGCCGTTGTCGAAGAAATAGCCCGTATGGCTTACTTAACCGAGCAAATCCGAACCGACGTCCCCCGCTTGCAAAATTCATTGATCAAAAAGCATTTCGAGCGCAAACACGGCCCAAATTCTTATTACGGGCAGTAA
- the araA gene encoding L-arabinose isomerase — translation MINLKELEVWFITGSQHLYGEETLNQVAEHSQQIAKALDQAEQVPVRVVFKPTVKTTEEIFRICQEANVAEKCIGVITWMHTFSPAKMWITGLKILQKPLLHLHTQFNRDIPWNSIDMNFMNLNQSAHGDREFGFMVSRMRINRKVVVGHWQDPEVLDQISGWSRAAAGWYDWQGAKFVRFGDNMRYVAVTEGDKVEAEMQFGFSVNTHGIGDLVKVINEVSDSAIEQLIQEYEESYTLTEALRKGGTQYTSLWEAAKIEIGLRTFLEEGNYKGFSDTFEDLHGMVQLPGIAAQRLMAEGYGFAGEGDWKTAALVRAMKVMGSGLPGGNAFMEDYTYHFDPNNALVLGSHMLEVDESIATGKPSCEVHPLGIGGKADPVRLVFNVAGGPALNASVIDMGNRFRLIVNEVEAIAPQYDLPKLPVARVLWKPYPDMKTGCAAWILAGGAHHTCYSQNLSSEILQDFAEMAGIECVLIDKDTKLNQLRNELRWSEVYYQVNKKF, via the coding sequence ATGATAAACTTAAAAGAATTGGAGGTCTGGTTTATTACCGGCAGTCAGCATTTATACGGCGAAGAAACTTTAAATCAGGTAGCGGAACATTCGCAGCAAATAGCCAAAGCCTTAGACCAGGCAGAGCAGGTTCCGGTTAGAGTTGTTTTTAAACCTACTGTTAAAACTACCGAAGAAATATTCCGCATTTGCCAGGAAGCGAACGTAGCTGAAAAATGCATTGGCGTTATTACCTGGATGCATACTTTTTCGCCGGCTAAAATGTGGATTACCGGCTTAAAGATATTACAAAAACCTTTGCTGCATCTGCACACGCAGTTTAATCGTGATATTCCGTGGAATTCTATTGATATGAATTTCATGAACCTGAACCAAAGCGCCCACGGCGACCGGGAGTTTGGTTTTATGGTATCGCGCATGCGCATTAACCGCAAGGTGGTAGTAGGTCACTGGCAAGACCCGGAAGTTTTAGACCAGATAAGTGGCTGGAGCCGGGCAGCGGCTGGTTGGTATGATTGGCAAGGCGCTAAATTCGTGCGTTTCGGTGATAATATGCGCTATGTAGCCGTTACCGAAGGCGACAAAGTTGAAGCAGAAATGCAGTTTGGTTTTTCGGTAAATACCCACGGCATCGGCGATTTGGTAAAAGTAATTAACGAGGTTAGCGATTCGGCTATCGAACAGCTTATTCAGGAATACGAAGAAAGTTACACCCTAACCGAAGCTTTACGAAAAGGAGGAACCCAATATACTTCGTTATGGGAAGCGGCCAAAATTGAAATAGGGTTACGTACTTTTTTAGAGGAAGGTAATTACAAAGGCTTTTCCGATACTTTCGAAGATTTACACGGCATGGTGCAGTTGCCGGGCATTGCGGCCCAGCGTTTAATGGCTGAAGGTTACGGTTTTGCCGGCGAAGGCGATTGGAAAACGGCCGCTTTGGTTCGGGCCATGAAAGTAATGGGCAGCGGCCTACCAGGAGGTAATGCCTTTATGGAAGATTATACTTATCATTTCGATCCGAATAATGCTTTGGTTTTAGGTTCGCACATGCTGGAGGTAGATGAGTCCATTGCCACGGGCAAACCTTCCTGCGAAGTGCACCCCTTAGGTATTGGAGGCAAAGCCGACCCGGTACGATTAGTATTTAACGTAGCCGGCGGCCCTGCTTTAAATGCCTCCGTTATTGATATGGGGAACCGTTTCCGGTTAATTGTAAACGAAGTAGAAGCCATCGCGCCGCAGTACGATTTACCAAAACTACCAGTGGCCCGGGTTCTTTGGAAACCTTATCCGGATATGAAAACCGGTTGTGCCGCCTGGATTTTGGCCGGTGGAGCGCACCATACCTGCTATAGTCAAAATTTAAGCTCTGAAATACTGCAAGACTTTGCCGAAATGGCCGGTATTGAATGCGTACTGATTGATAAAGATACCAAATTGAATCAATTACGAAACGAGCTGCGCTGGAGCGAAGTGTACTACCAGGTAAATAAGAAATTTTAA
- a CDS encoding sodium:solute symporter family transporter: protein MSKFATIDYVIFIVYFIVVSSYGYWVYRRDRNVNADSKDYFLAEGTLTWWAIGASLIASNISAEQFIGMSGNGFVVGVAVAAYEWIAAIALIIVAVWFIPVYLKNRIFTMPQFLQTRYNTTVALIMAIFWLFLYVFVNLTSILYLGALAINNLAGGANFHLIVIALAIFAIIITLGGMNVIGYTDVIQVTVLILGGLATTYTALTLVSEKFGLGSDVIAGFNALLRDSPDHFRMIIDRPGPNAPQAEINKYLMLPGIAMYFAGIWIVNLNYWGCNQYITQRALGANLETARTGILFAGLMKLMMPVIVMLPGIAAYVLYKNGSLQEEMAPGGVFNADNAYSAILGFLPTGMKGLSLAALTAAIVASLAGKANSISTIFTLDIYKKYINPNSDEKNLIRIGKITIIGAMLFSIFLTWNDLLGIGGEGGFTFIQKYTGFISPGVFAMFLLGMFWKRTTGTAAVAGLLTGFILSVIFNNYAPAWFGNETFLYTAYPNGKGGYEIPFQICMGIAFLFTMIVMIALSLAGPKINPKAFVLDKTMFRVSNATLALIVITMLLITALYVRFW, encoded by the coding sequence ATGAGCAAATTCGCTACTATTGATTACGTTATTTTTATTGTTTACTTTATTGTGGTATCCAGCTACGGCTACTGGGTTTACCGGCGCGACCGCAACGTAAACGCCGACAGTAAAGATTACTTTCTGGCCGAAGGAACCCTGACCTGGTGGGCCATTGGCGCTTCTTTAATTGCTTCTAACATTTCGGCGGAGCAATTTATTGGCATGAGTGGTAACGGTTTTGTGGTGGGCGTGGCAGTAGCTGCTTACGAATGGATTGCGGCCATTGCGCTTATTATTGTAGCCGTTTGGTTTATTCCGGTTTACCTTAAGAACCGGATTTTTACCATGCCTCAGTTCTTGCAAACCCGCTACAACACTACGGTAGCCTTAATTATGGCTATTTTCTGGCTTTTTCTGTACGTATTCGTAAACCTAACCTCTATTTTATACCTGGGGGCTCTAGCCATTAATAACCTGGCGGGAGGAGCAAATTTCCACTTGATTGTGATTGCTTTAGCGATTTTTGCTATTATTATTACTCTGGGCGGAATGAATGTGATTGGCTACACCGATGTCATTCAGGTAACGGTATTAATCTTGGGCGGTTTGGCAACTACTTACACCGCTTTAACCCTGGTGAGCGAAAAGTTTGGTTTAGGGAGCGATGTTATTGCTGGTTTTAACGCCCTCCTCCGAGATTCGCCGGATCATTTTCGAATGATTATTGACCGACCCGGACCGAATGCGCCGCAAGCCGAAATTAACAAATACTTGATGTTACCCGGTATTGCGATGTATTTCGCCGGTATCTGGATTGTAAACCTAAACTACTGGGGCTGCAACCAATACATAACCCAACGTGCTTTGGGCGCAAACCTGGAAACAGCCCGTACCGGTATTTTATTTGCCGGTTTAATGAAATTAATGATGCCCGTAATTGTAATGCTGCCAGGTATTGCGGCTTACGTGCTGTATAAAAATGGTTCTTTGCAGGAAGAAATGGCTCCCGGAGGTGTTTTTAACGCGGATAATGCTTACTCCGCTATTCTGGGTTTTTTACCTACCGGTATGAAAGGCTTGTCTTTAGCTGCTCTTACAGCGGCCATTGTGGCTTCGTTGGCGGGTAAGGCCAATAGTATCTCCACCATTTTTACCCTGGATATTTACAAAAAGTATATCAACCCAAATTCCGACGAAAAAAACTTAATCCGGATAGGTAAAATCACCATTATAGGGGCTATGCTATTTTCTATCTTCTTAACCTGGAACGATTTATTAGGTATTGGCGGAGAAGGTGGCTTTACTTTTATTCAGAAATATACCGGTTTTATTAGTCCAGGGGTATTTGCCATGTTTTTACTGGGTATGTTCTGGAAACGTACCACTGGCACAGCGGCCGTAGCTGGTTTATTAACCGGTTTTATTCTGTCGGTAATCTTTAATAATTATGCTCCGGCCTGGTTTGGTAACGAAACTTTCCTGTATACGGCTTACCCCAATGGCAAAGGCGGCTACGAAATTCCTTTCCAAATTTGTATGGGCATTGCTTTTCTATTTACTATGATTGTCATGATTGCTCTTAGTCTGGCTGGCCCTAAAATAAATCCGAAAGCTTTTGTACTGGATAAAACCATGTTCCGGGTTTCTAATGCAACTTTGGCTTTAATTGTTATTACCATGTTGCTCATTACCGCTCTGTACGTGCGTTTCTGGTAA
- a CDS encoding phage integrase SAM-like domain-containing protein — protein MASINFTLNHQKKDSKGLIPVWMVLNFNGIRIRKATKAKLKEKYWAEKTQRIKPPLKGESYNNHAEFNTILDSTEKKVQDIFNHALLNGIPLTKEYVESQLNNKFSAQPKAKDFFTCFEEFIEANKPLKAKRTIMGYVTTVNFLKGFQNDSNLPIRFDTISLDWFDKLRAYAFKEKQVKDNYFSTLINRLKAFLGWAADRGYNENQAYKKFSTIEREGDIICLYEKELFQLYESEFNSKRLDQVRDVYCFGCFTGLRFSDLFDLGREHIKNGEIQKTIVKTRQFQKIPLNDFALAILNK, from the coding sequence ATGGCAAGTATTAACTTTACCCTTAACCACCAGAAGAAAGACTCTAAAGGTCTTATCCCGGTTTGGATGGTTTTAAATTTTAATGGCATTCGGATACGGAAAGCAACGAAGGCGAAGCTTAAGGAAAAATACTGGGCAGAAAAGACCCAAAGGATAAAACCACCATTAAAAGGTGAATCTTATAATAATCACGCTGAATTTAATACTATCCTAGATAGTACGGAGAAGAAGGTACAAGACATCTTTAATCATGCTTTACTAAATGGCATACCATTAACCAAAGAATATGTAGAAAGCCAGCTAAACAACAAGTTTAGCGCACAACCAAAGGCTAAGGATTTTTTTACTTGTTTTGAGGAGTTCATTGAGGCGAACAAGCCCCTTAAAGCCAAAAGAACTATAATGGGCTATGTTACTACCGTTAACTTTCTGAAGGGCTTTCAGAATGATTCAAACCTTCCAATCCGGTTCGATACTATATCCCTTGACTGGTTCGATAAATTACGGGCGTATGCCTTTAAGGAAAAGCAAGTAAAGGATAACTACTTTTCTACCTTAATTAATAGGTTAAAAGCATTTTTAGGATGGGCTGCTGATAGAGGGTATAACGAAAACCAAGCTTATAAGAAATTTTCAACTATTGAACGTGAAGGAGATATTATTTGCCTTTACGAAAAAGAACTATTTCAGCTTTATGAGTCCGAATTTAATAGTAAAAGACTTGACCAGGTTAGAGACGTTTATTGCTTTGGTTGCTTTACCGGTTTAAGGTTCTCCGATTTATTCGATTTAGGAAGAGAACATATTAAAAATGGAGAAATCCAGAAAACTATAGTTAAAACAAGGCAATTTCAAAAAATACCTTTAAATGATTTTGCTTTAGCGATCCTGAACAAATAG
- a CDS encoding tyrosine-type recombinase/integrase, whose product MSAQKFNSYIKEACQLAGINELITVTSYSGGKSIEKTVPKYELITSHTARKTFTTNSLIFGLNESIVKKITGHKKDKNFQRYVKLADEYLKEESNSAWNKRK is encoded by the coding sequence ATATCCGCTCAGAAATTTAACTCTTATATAAAAGAAGCTTGTCAACTTGCTGGAATAAATGAATTAATAACAGTTACTTCCTACTCTGGAGGAAAATCAATTGAGAAAACCGTTCCTAAATACGAGCTTATTACCTCTCATACTGCAAGAAAAACGTTTACTACTAATTCTCTTATTTTTGGATTGAATGAATCTATAGTAAAAAAAATTACTGGACATAAAAAAGATAAAAATTTCCAGAGGTATGTAAAATTGGCAGATGAGTACTTAAAGGAAGAATCTAATAGTGCATGGAATAAACGCAAATAA
- a CDS encoding RNA-binding protein, which produces MNLENPSQLAFRKTVVRLLAANLFVLIVTCFISFMSLKEANRAASNANGAKIMSAQLKYRLIKKGVIEKKDDMSTDEAIKEILFLTEEHQHRVSNY; this is translated from the coding sequence ATGAATCTAGAAAATCCCAGTCAATTAGCTTTCAGAAAAACAGTTGTAAGACTATTAGCAGCTAATTTATTCGTATTAATTGTAACGTGCTTCATTAGCTTCATGAGTTTGAAGGAAGCTAATAGGGCAGCCTCCAATGCAAATGGGGCTAAAATTATGTCAGCTCAATTAAAGTATCGCTTAATTAAGAAAGGAGTAATTGAGAAGAAAGACGATATGAGTACTGATGAAGCAATTAAAGAAATATTATTCTTAACAGAAGAACACCAACATCGGGTTTCAAACTATTAA
- a CDS encoding FRG domain-containing protein, translating to MEEIETKFGIETEVMESWSEFITFIDVNSQYRQFIWRGQADSSWLLEPTISRVLKKYGKVDNEKTINTHLQRFKYATRGRRGPTPSILEKDDYWWALGQHQGLNTPLLDWSKSPFVAAFFAYERYEVSSTTQRTVYGISQTAIARMSDIIKKQHLETTRPSIIEFIEPFSDDNARLVNQNGLFTRSPSGIDIESWIKSRYKEDEENVVMWKILLPDTERENALRSLNRMNINHLTLFPDLYGASKFANMNIEIKSY from the coding sequence ATGGAAGAGATTGAAACGAAATTCGGTATTGAAACAGAAGTAATGGAATCTTGGTCAGAATTCATAACCTTCATTGATGTTAATTCCCAGTACCGCCAATTTATCTGGAGAGGCCAAGCTGATTCATCTTGGCTGTTGGAACCTACAATAAGTAGGGTATTAAAGAAATATGGAAAGGTGGATAATGAAAAAACTATTAATACGCATTTGCAAAGATTTAAATATGCTACCAGAGGTAGAAGAGGCCCAACCCCGTCGATATTAGAAAAAGATGATTATTGGTGGGCATTAGGTCAACACCAAGGGTTAAATACTCCTCTTTTAGATTGGTCCAAATCACCTTTTGTAGCAGCGTTTTTTGCATACGAACGCTACGAAGTGAGTTCTACTACACAAAGAACTGTTTATGGAATATCACAAACAGCTATTGCTAGAATGTCCGACATTATAAAAAAACAACATTTAGAAACAACTAGACCTTCAATAATTGAGTTTATTGAACCTTTTTCTGATGATAACGCAAGACTTGTAAACCAGAATGGATTATTTACGAGGAGCCCTTCAGGAATTGATATTGAATCTTGGATAAAATCCAGATATAAAGAGGATGAGGAAAATGTTGTAATGTGGAAGATTTTACTTCCAGATACTGAAAGAGAAAACGCTTTAAGGTCACTTAATAGAATGAATATAAATCATTTAACCTTGTTTCCTGATTTATATGGAGCTTCCAAATTTGCAAACATGAATATTGAAATAAAATCCTACTAG
- a CDS encoding helix-turn-helix domain-containing protein: MEQLILIPLRLKDFKQIIKDCIAETSLNLPQGEKEITNDKLTQKEAASLLGISEATLIDWKKKGLLPYHQLPNTRRVFFLKSELKLVTSQNPQLLKAARR; the protein is encoded by the coding sequence ATGGAACAACTTATTTTAATCCCTTTAAGGCTAAAGGACTTCAAGCAAATAATCAAGGATTGTATTGCTGAAACTAGCTTAAACTTACCTCAGGGTGAGAAAGAAATCACTAATGACAAGCTTACCCAAAAAGAAGCAGCTTCTCTCCTTGGTATAAGTGAGGCTACTTTGATTGATTGGAAAAAGAAAGGTTTGTTACCTTATCACCAATTACCCAACACCAGAAGAGTTTTTTTTCTTAAATCAGAACTTAAACTGGTTACCTCCCAAAATCCCCAACTTCTAAAAGCTGCAAGGAGGTAA
- a CDS encoding protein rep — MESNKNASKKPCASSKPAPNVIPTPVSRTGSRAALKSNNQEKCKSAPSPDCSPKKVSLDKLEITSELGSEVIEFDRSCEYNREKLTKRARAKFFNNNIAIALANLKTSLKDKYWDTFHCSHRIIVSGTEAKSKFCKNRWCLICNRIRTAQLIQKYGLTLDSWKEKVFLTLTVKNCTAERLKDTLDRMHKYFTEIKDSERKAGRNLIGIRKLEITYNRAENTYHPHFHFVLESGLSAQSIIEK, encoded by the coding sequence ATGGAAAGCAATAAAAATGCATCTAAAAAGCCTTGTGCTTCCTCTAAACCTGCTCCGAATGTGATTCCAACTCCAGTAAGCAGAACTGGGTCTAGGGCAGCTTTAAAATCTAATAATCAGGAAAAATGTAAAAGCGCTCCTTCTCCTGATTGTTCCCCTAAAAAGGTTTCTCTTGATAAATTAGAAATAACTTCGGAATTGGGTTCCGAAGTTATTGAGTTTGATAGAAGCTGCGAGTACAATCGTGAGAAACTAACTAAGAGAGCTAGGGCAAAATTTTTTAACAATAATATAGCTATTGCCTTAGCTAACTTAAAAACCTCTTTAAAGGATAAATATTGGGATACCTTTCATTGCTCTCATAGGATTATTGTTAGTGGCACAGAGGCAAAATCCAAATTTTGTAAAAATAGATGGTGCTTAATCTGTAACAGAATCCGAACTGCTCAACTTATCCAGAAATACGGCCTCACCTTAGATTCTTGGAAGGAAAAAGTATTTCTTACGCTTACCGTTAAAAACTGCACTGCCGAAAGGCTGAAAGATACTTTAGATAGAATGCATAAGTACTTTACTGAAATAAAAGATTCAGAAAGAAAAGCAGGCAGAAACTTGATAGGAATTAGAAAGCTGGAGATAACCTATAACAGAGCAGAAAACACCTATCATCCTCATTTTCATTTTGTTCTTGAAAGTGGCTTATCTGCTCAAAGCATAATTGAAAAATGA
- a CDS encoding HNH endonuclease: MIRIVKGIEPQALTLNKSRWTNDLLGYLSRGEKIPNNLKNNYNHVDVKDALRKESRFKCMYCESTIAHVSHEHIEHIKPKSIFPDLTSEWDNLGLACQVCNMNKGNEYDNTYPFINPYLDDPANFLVALGHIIHHRPNNTRGELTQTIIQLNRPELLEKRSERLDSIKRLIDRYHATTNPLLQKVLKDQIEIEIAEDKPYTMCAQSLYKAFM, encoded by the coding sequence ATGATTCGAATAGTTAAAGGGATTGAACCACAAGCATTAACATTAAATAAATCAAGATGGACAAATGACCTACTTGGTTATTTAAGTAGAGGAGAAAAGATTCCAAATAATCTGAAAAACAATTACAATCATGTTGATGTAAAAGATGCTTTAAGGAAAGAATCCAGATTTAAATGTATGTATTGTGAAAGCACTATAGCACATGTTTCTCATGAACATATTGAGCATATAAAACCAAAATCTATATTTCCTGATTTAACTTCTGAATGGGATAATTTAGGATTGGCTTGCCAGGTTTGCAATATGAATAAAGGCAATGAGTATGATAATACTTACCCTTTCATTAACCCATATCTAGATGACCCAGCTAATTTTTTAGTTGCTTTAGGACATATTATTCACCATAGGCCAAATAATACGAGAGGTGAATTAACTCAAACTATCATACAATTAAATAGGCCAGAATTATTGGAGAAACGGTCTGAAAGATTAGATTCTATTAAAAGATTAATCGACAGATACCATGCAACTACTAATCCTCTTTTACAAAAGGTCCTTAAAGATCAAATTGAAATTGAAATTGCTGAAGATAAGCCATATACAATGTGTGCTCAATCATTATATAAGGCTTTCATGTAA
- a CDS encoding AAA family ATPase — translation MIFKNLKIFDWKQFNNLNIDFHPQLTVLTGANGSGKTTILNILAKHFGWNLNELSTPVLNKSTGAFTFSFSLLKKLTFVPAYNSQGYIIGSLTYSSDTETQLIALDQPAAQYYVQIVNQQQVRGLNIPSHRPVFFYEPVVNISTQKRTKEHAYQLTFQNSVSKFQAQYGQSKSANFYIKETLLSWAIGGAGNEFIQPDNEIRDYYLGFQRILKVLLPKTLGFQSIAIRNYEIILETETGDFMLDAVSGGLSAIIDLGWQIYNFSKDSTEKVSVLIDEVENHLHATMQREILPNLIDAFPNIQFIVSTHSPLIIGSVKDSFVHAFRYDDSKKIYNEKLDLENKAKSATEILNEVLGVPFTMPIWVENSLNSIINKYAELELNQNIFNEMREDMKELGLENLMPLALDKTIQKRNDSNS, via the coding sequence ATGATATTTAAAAATCTTAAGATTTTTGATTGGAAACAATTTAATAATCTCAACATTGATTTCCACCCCCAGTTAACTGTTTTAACTGGAGCAAATGGTTCAGGTAAAACAACGATTTTAAATATCTTAGCAAAACATTTTGGCTGGAATTTAAATGAGTTATCTACACCAGTTCTTAACAAATCAACAGGAGCTTTTACATTTAGCTTTTCCTTATTAAAAAAATTAACCTTTGTTCCTGCCTACAATTCTCAAGGTTATATAATAGGAAGTCTTACTTATTCAAGTGATACAGAAACGCAGTTGATAGCGTTAGATCAGCCTGCGGCCCAATATTATGTACAAATCGTAAATCAACAACAGGTAAGAGGTTTAAATATTCCCTCACATAGACCAGTATTCTTCTATGAACCAGTAGTGAATATATCCACTCAAAAAAGAACTAAGGAGCATGCTTACCAATTAACTTTTCAAAATTCAGTAAGTAAATTCCAGGCACAATATGGACAATCTAAATCAGCTAATTTTTACATTAAGGAAACTTTACTCAGTTGGGCAATAGGTGGAGCTGGTAATGAATTTATTCAACCTGATAATGAAATCAGGGATTATTATTTAGGTTTCCAAAGAATCTTAAAGGTTCTTCTTCCTAAAACATTAGGTTTCCAATCTATAGCCATAAGAAATTATGAAATTATTTTAGAAACTGAAACTGGTGACTTTATGTTGGATGCCGTTTCGGGAGGGCTAAGTGCTATTATTGATTTAGGATGGCAAATTTATAATTTCTCTAAAGATTCAACTGAGAAGGTGAGTGTTTTAATAGATGAAGTAGAGAATCATTTGCACGCAACAATGCAGCGTGAAATATTACCAAATCTAATTGATGCATTTCCAAATATTCAGTTTATAGTTTCCACTCACAGTCCTTTGATTATTGGGTCTGTTAAGGATTCATTCGTGCATGCTTTTAGATATGATGATTCTAAAAAAATATATAATGAAAAGCTGGATTTAGAAAACAAAGCTAAATCCGCAACAGAAATACTAAATGAAGTTCTAGGAGTACCATTTACTATGCCAATTTGGGTTGAGAATTCATTGAACAGCATAATTAATAAATATGCTGAGTTAGAGTTAAACCAAAATATCTTTAATGAAATGAGGGAAGATATGAAAGAATTAGGTTTAGAAAACTTAATGCCGTTAGCTTTAGATAAAACGATTCAAAAAAGAAATGATTCGAATAGTTAA
- a CDS encoding site-specific integrase: MASIKAVLRKNKNKDNTYPLVIRITKDRKTNFISIGHSVLLDDWNAAIGKVKKSHPNSARLNNLIAKKLAEANDKLLELETTAKDTSVRVISKAVKGAKEGTFLKQGQVYVDNLTKEGKFNRVSADSPIINRMKEFAGGDVHFSEIDSAYLRRFKAWLIGTRKVSERTAVNHFVVIRSIFNQAIASNLVDRKHYPFGKGKISIKFPDSKKFSLTEEEIEKLEKIELNVLENHSRQIFLLSFYFAGMRISDVLRLRWSDFDKGRLYYQMGKNAKIGSLKIPEKASELLETLRRPDARLVFSDLESVDLNDRYGVEFRIKSRLHEINKHLGKAAAKAGISKKTTMHISRHTFGDLAGEDVDPHILQKLYRHTSLVTTLGYQKNFIHRQTDEALDAVIGKKKRQK, encoded by the coding sequence ATGGCATCTATTAAAGCTGTCTTGCGGAAAAATAAAAACAAGGACAACACGTATCCGCTCGTAATCCGCATTACGAAAGACCGCAAAACAAATTTCATTTCCATCGGTCACAGCGTTTTGCTGGACGACTGGAACGCAGCAATCGGTAAGGTAAAAAAATCACATCCGAATTCCGCAAGATTAAACAACCTAATTGCCAAGAAGCTGGCAGAAGCCAACGACAAGCTATTGGAACTGGAAACTACGGCGAAAGATACATCCGTTCGCGTTATCAGTAAAGCGGTCAAAGGTGCGAAAGAAGGTACGTTTTTAAAACAGGGACAGGTCTATGTCGATAACCTCACTAAAGAAGGCAAGTTTAACCGAGTATCCGCCGATAGTCCCATCATCAACCGCATGAAAGAATTTGCGGGCGGTGACGTGCATTTCAGTGAAATCGATTCGGCTTATTTGCGACGCTTTAAAGCTTGGCTAATAGGCACGCGCAAGGTGAGTGAGCGCACCGCTGTGAATCATTTCGTAGTGATCCGTTCCATTTTCAACCAAGCCATTGCCTCCAACTTGGTAGACCGAAAGCACTACCCTTTCGGTAAGGGCAAAATCTCGATCAAGTTTCCCGATAGCAAAAAGTTTAGTCTCACTGAAGAAGAAATTGAGAAGCTGGAAAAAATCGAATTAAATGTGCTGGAGAATCATTCCCGCCAGATTTTTCTATTGTCCTTTTACTTTGCTGGTATGCGAATTAGCGACGTGTTGCGATTGCGGTGGTCAGATTTTGACAAAGGACGGCTTTATTACCAAATGGGCAAAAACGCTAAGATTGGTTCGCTAAAAATTCCCGAGAAAGCGTCTGAGCTACTAGAAACCTTACGTCGGCCTGATGCGAGATTGGTTTTTTCAGACTTGGAAAGTGTTGATCTGAATGATCGTTATGGCGTGGAATTTCGTATTAAATCGCGCCTTCATGAAATAAACAAGCATCTTGGAAAGGCGGCAGCCAAGGCGGGTATTAGTAAAAAAACGACAATGCATATTTCCCGGCATACCTTCGGGGATTTAGCGGGAGAAGATGTTGATCCGCATATTTTACAAAAGCTATACCGGCACACGTCTTTAGTGACGACACTGGGCTACCAAAAAAACTTTATTCATCGGCAGACGGATGAAGCTTTAGACGCCGTTATTGGGAAAAAGAAGCGCCAGAAATGA